One Elusimicrobiota bacterium genomic window, ATGGATGCGGTTCATAATAAGGGAAAGTACAAGCGTCCTGATTTTGGAACAAGAACCCTTGAGCTTGGGCAATTTTTCGAAGGACCACTCGCTGCTCCCGAGGCCTTGGAGAGTAAAGCGACTAGGCTTGCCATTGGAACGAAAACGCGACCCAATCCCTGGATTTTTCATGGTGCGGAGTTTAGCCAGATGACCATGCGTGTGGAGCAGGGCAGGGGAATGTGGTTGCGGGTCAAGATTGTGCCCGCGTGTAAGGAGATCGCGCCGCCGGCTTTGGCCGGCGCTCAAATCGTCGAGCTTTCGGTCAGCAAGGCGCTTCGCAAAGCCCTGCCCCTGGGAGCGCCGTGGGGGCTTCATTTTAAACCGATGCTGCAACGAATGCTGCGTTTCGCGGCCCAGGTTAAGTGATGAAAATACGTACAAAAAAAATAATTGTAACCGCGGGAAGTCCCTTTGGGGCGCTGTTTCTCTCCGGCGTGTTGGGTTTTGCTCAACAGGCGCCGGAACCGGTTCCCGACATCAAGAAAAGCCATGAGGCGCTCATGAAAACGATGGATGCAGCCGGTGCCGTTATGGACGCTTTGGGCATTGCTCCGGTTAAACCAGGTCACGATGGTTCTTCATTCCATGAACAAGAGCCGAGTCAAGAGGAGCGGCAGGAAGAGCTGAGATTAAAGCTTCACGCAGCTCGCGTCAAGCTTTATGGGTCGCAATACATCGCTAAGGTAGAGGGCGAGCGTTCCGCTACCGCCCGCAAACAAGCTTCAGGTTTATGGTATGGCACCGGCGCGGCCGGCGCCATTGGCGCGGGGCTGTCCATTTACAGCGTGGGATATGCGATCGGCGGCTTGTGGACGGGGGCCGGTATCTTCTTGTTGGGTATCGGGGCCGCTTTTGGGATTGCAGCGATTGTCATGGGTGTGTTAGCTTCAAAAAAGAACGAAGAAAGTCGGACCGCAGGAGATGCTGCTGAGCGGGCCAGCGAGCAAGCTTCGCTGGCCGAGGGTGAGATTCAAGCGATTGAAAAAGAGATTGGCGAGCGCGAATGAAGATTCTCTTTTGTCTTTTTTTGCTGTCGGGAGGGGTTGCCGGAGGGCCTGTGCTGGCTCAATCAACCGCTCTTTCTGATGCCTCCTCCACCCAAGCGCCATGCACCGGGGTCGACGCTTTTGAGGATAAAGAAATCATCGATGCCCTGATGCACGGCACAGCGCCCCGGAGGAAAAATCTCAATTGTCCTGATCAGCAAGTTGATTTTCCGGAACCGGCCTCTCAGGACGAATATTCGCAAACGCCTGCTCAATCAACCGATGATGCGGGACAAAAGATCAGCCCCAGGCGGGTGATCTCAAATCAGAACGATTCGGATTCTTTTGATTTCGGACGAAGCCGCTGGCCGCTGTTTATCGCGAGCATGATTGTTTTGCCCATGGGCGCCACGACTTTTTATGTGGCCACCTTGCTTAGCTCCGGCGGTTTGGGTCTCTTGGGAATGGGGTTGACCATCGTCGGCATCGGGGGTTTGGTGATGTCTCTGAGCCTTCGGCGCTGACGAAATTTTTATGAAAAAAATAACGAAGGAGAATACATATGCATGAAAACAGCCGTATCGTTAAACAAACTTTAGGCGGCGTGCTCGCCTTTATTTTTGCATTGACGCCTGTCTTTTCCCAGACACCGGCCAATCAACAAATGAACAAGGTTCGCGGGCATTTTGACCAGACGAATCAACAACAGCCGGGGAAGAAGTCCCCCGTTCGCCTGGGCCAGGCGAAGAAAAGGACGTATGCCAAAGAAGTGAGCAAGACCAAGGCCCAGGAATTGATCGCCAAGTCCAGGGTTCCGGTGGTGGTTGATTATTGGGCGACTTGGTGCGGACCCTGTCAGGCTTTGTCTCCGGCTGTTGAGGAATTAGCCCGGGAGTACCGGGGCAAAATTCTGTTTTTAAAAGTCAATGTCGGCGATGATCCGCTGCCCGAGGATGTGCCCATCCCCAAACTTTTGTTCTACCAGCATGGGAAGCTGGTGCGCAGGCAAACCGATGCTTATGCGGAGCTCGAAAAAAACAAGGCGAATATCAAGCCGATTCTCGATGAAATGCTTGAAGGCCCGATGTTTGCGCTTAGGGAGGATTTTCACGGCAGCCAGGAGGATTTATTCAATACGTTGGCATTGACGGATAAACCGGTTGTCATGGAATTTTGGGCGCCGTGCCCTCCTTGCCGCATCATGGAAAATAAATTGGATGCTCTGGCTGAAGACTATCGAGGGATGGTCAGGTTCTACAGGTATAACGTCAATGAAAATCCGAGAACCGATCTGGCCCCCATGTTGCCGTTAGTATCGATCTATAACCATCAGACCAGAAAATTTGAGGTTATCGTCGGTTCTCACAAAGCGGCGATGGATGCCGTTGAGCGCGCTTTGGAAAGTTTATTCCAAACCTCCGGAAATCTTCAGAATATTGATGCGCCCTGACGGGAGTCCCGGGCGCCTAGGGACTTAAGACCCAGGCCGGTCGTTTCGCGGTCCGGTTAAATTTAAAGCATGAGGTTTTGTTTGGCGTTGGGGGTTGCCGGCCTGCTGATCAATCAGGTCATGGCCCAGGATTCCACGGATCAAGAATACGTCAACGCCCAAAAGACTTTTGACCAAGGGCCCCCTGGCGCAGGCGCCGGCAGCCCGGTTCCTCTCTCCGGCGGTTCTTCCAAAATTGAAAATAACAATGACTCGGCTCTAAACAACGATCAACCTGGGTCTTCAGCGAACGTTCCTGTCGCCGGCGCGGTTTCCGCCGAGGCCGAAGAGGCTTATTCACCCAATTGGACGCTTCTCAATTTAACGATTGGTTCGGTTTTGGCTGCCGGCATCCTGATGGCTATTTTTCCTACCCATGGTTTCGTGGCTCTTGTGGGCATGGGCGTGGCCACGGCTTTTTTTATCGCTTTTTTGATTTCCGACGTTACTTAGCCGATTGTTTATAAGCGATAATATAGGCACTCGGCCCTGTCGGGCTGCTGAAGGAGCAAAATTCCATGAGTCGAACCTTAAAATTTTCGCTATTTTTTATTTTTACAATCGCCGTGGGCTCATCCTGGGCCGATGATCAAACCATCAATGATCGGATCGCCCTTGAGTCCACTTTTGACCGGGGCGGCCGCGGTGATGATGGTTCAAGGAGGCCGGTTGCTCCCGACTCCCGGCCCGAGCCTATCCCGGAGACGGAAGGATCGCCGCAGGACGGCAGGCGTTCTACCGATGAGCGTCCCGATCCCAAGGAGCCGGCTGCCGAAAAGTCATCCGCTAAATTTGAGGATTTTGCCAACGGCGGAGGTTTCGTGGGCCTGATCCTGGGCATTATCGGAGCTCCGTTCGCTGTTTGGGGAATTATTGCCGGAACAAGTCTGGGTTGGGGTATTGCTGCGTTGGTTGCGGCCGGCGTTGTTGTGGGCGGCATTCTCGTCGGCGCCGGGATCGGGGCCTTGATCGGCTTGATGGCGGGGGCACGCTGAAGATAGCCGGCTTTGCCTTTTTAATTTTTATCCCGGCGTTCTCGGTCCGGGCCGCAAGCCTCCCTTCTGATCTCAACAGTCCGCAGGAACGCGAAGCCGCGCAAATAGGTTCTTATTTTGACGGAGAAACCGTCGAAGAGCCGCAGTTGCCTTTTATGCTGCCGCCGGCCCAGCCGCAATATCAAGAATCCGGCGATCCCGCATCAAGAAATTCAACCCGATCGTCCGCTTCTCGTCAATCAGATTCACGGCTCGCTCTCGCCAATGGGTTGACCGCGGCCAGCATCGGCGTCATGACTTTGGGAGCCGCAACCTATTTGACCGGTTTGAGCGCTTCGCTTGAATGGGCTGCGCTGTTGGGGATGGGGGGCATCGCGCTCGGCTTGGGGCTTTTTGCCGTGGCGACGTTTCTTGGGGGCGTTGATGAAAAAAATACGATCGTCATGGCCCTCAATATGGTCGGCATTACGGCCGTCTGCGCCGCTTTGTTGTTGAAAATCATGGCGATTGCGGCTCCAGTCCCCTATGTCGTGGCTGTCGGCGCGCTGGCCGGGGCCGCGGCCATGGGCATCATCGCCGCGCGCAAACTCCCCGATTACTTTAAGAAAAAATAGGTCAATAGCAGGTCGGGCCGGACATCAGCCAATATTCGCAGGAATCCGGCGTCCAGCCCGAGGCCATAAGTCCTTTTGGGGGATAGGTTCCGTAAAGAGTGTAGTTTCCTGAGGCAATGTCATAACAATGAACCTGGCAATCCCCTTCGGTCACCGGCCAACCCGTCGCTTGCTGAATTTCCGATAAAGCCTCTCGTTCAAATCTTCGGGTTAATTCCCAGATCAAACCCTCCGCATTTTCGGGAAGTTCGGCGTTTTCCGGCACTCGGATGCCGCGCCCGGTGATCACGACATCGGGAGCTTCGGCGGCGAGTCCATCGATGATTTCGCTGTTGCTCATGGCTCTGAGCCTGTCCGCGGTCAATCCTGAGTCGTTTGTTTCCGCGCCCGGCGTCGGAGCGCTGCCGGTGCCTGTGCCGGCGTCCGGCGCAGCCGCTTGGGACAGGTCCACGCTTTCCGTGAGATTCGGGCCCTTCTTCTCAAGAAGGTCGATGCGAAAACGCCCCGGCGAGCCCGTGACTATTCTCCATTTAGTTTCCGCGCGGATGGAATCCAAAAATTCATGCCGCTCATCCCAAACCTGTCCGGCCCGAATTTGAAATCGTTCCACTTCGCCGCGAATGCTTTCCGGGCGCAGCCAGGTGGGATCGATTTCAAGATAAATGCGGCCGCTGTAGACTAATAAGCGGCTTTTGCGAATTTTGGTGTTGAGAAAAACTCCGGTGATGGGATTGCCGTATCGCAGGAATTGATAAGTTTCGGGCGTGCCCAGTAAATTGATGACGTTGACGGAACCGACCCGGTAGTTTGGATCGGACCAGCAAAGCGTGAAATCCGCGGGGAATCCCCTGGGCAGACGCTGGTCAAGGATGCAATTATTGGCGGACAGCGGAAGAATCAGCCCGCAGGTCAGGAAAAGAAGAAATAAAAAGTCACGCATCCTTCATAGGATAACAGCCTTTGAGGCGGCTTGCCGCCGGAGTGTTCGCCGTCCGCTGTTGGTTAGGCCTTCTCGAAAATCATGGCCCCGCCCACGCCGCCGCCGGAGCAGCCGGCAATCAGCCCGTATTTTGAACCGCTGTTTTCCTTGAAGGCGTAAGCCAGGTTCAGGAACAACCGGATGCCCGTGGCTCCCAAAGGATGCCCCAGCGCGATGGTGCCGCCGTTGGGGTTGAGTTTTTTCTCTTGCCACTTGGCCGACCAGTCATGCCCGTATTTTTTTTGTCCGAGCTTAAAAATAGACAGCACGGTGGCCGCAAACGGTTCGTGAAGCTCGATTTGATCGAGTTTGTCGAAGGACAA contains:
- a CDS encoding thioredoxin family protein, producing the protein MHENSRIVKQTLGGVLAFIFALTPVFSQTPANQQMNKVRGHFDQTNQQQPGKKSPVRLGQAKKRTYAKEVSKTKAQELIAKSRVPVVVDYWATWCGPCQALSPAVEELAREYRGKILFLKVNVGDDPLPEDVPIPKLLFYQHGKLVRRQTDAYAELEKNKANIKPILDEMLEGPMFALREDFHGSQEDLFNTLALTDKPVVMEFWAPCPPCRIMENKLDALAEDYRGMVRFYRYNVNENPRTDLAPMLPLVSIYNHQTRKFEVIVGSHKAAMDAVERALESLFQTSGNLQNIDAP